From the genome of Hemiscyllium ocellatum isolate sHemOce1 chromosome 11, sHemOce1.pat.X.cur, whole genome shotgun sequence:
TGAAAAATACACTATCCCATTTTAACTTCCGTCAGCTGATTGTTATCCCTGTGTTTTTTCATGGActaaaatagtttttaaaaaggtGGAGAACATGGACCTAAATAGCTGACCATAGATTGAGGCAAGTTTCAGTAGAGTAAACCAAACCGAATTTAAGATTTTTAATCAAAATATGTCAAAGCCAGGCAGTTGAATCAATGTTAAGAAATTTGCACCTTGTCTTTAATTCCCACATGTATGGTAATTTCAATTATTGAGAGAGATGAATGGCTGGCAGCTAACCAGCTTGGAAAAACAATTAAGCTAGACTCTGGAATACACACAAAACTATATTTCAATAGCCGTTTTTTGGgcagcagagcagagagagaagcAAAAATGATTTTGTGGCAAACACCTGAAGTCTCTTTCTATCCTCCTGTTTACATGTCAGCATTTTGGAAAACAATGGCAAATGGAAGAGTAACTTGGGAAAACAATCTCTCACCAAGAATTTGAAAATGTCTTTAAACTTCAGTACACTAAGGATACAATTAAACAATTGTGTTCTCAAGTTAACATATCTAAAactccaaggattgtttaaatgtgtAACCTGTATCTCCTGTCTCTGCCACAGTCTTATTTTAATTACTAGTATTTGGGTGGATAgttagttttttttccctgtataTGTACACAGGGAGTGGGAACTGAGCGTGTGTTTGTATGAAGGGAGAGGTAACagcctgtgcgtgtgtgtatgcaggggatgggaactgagtgtgtgtttgtatgtaggGAGAGGTAATAGCCTATGCGTGTGTATGCAGGGAGTGGGAactgagtgtgtgtttgtatgtaggGAGAGGTAATAGCCTGTGCGTGTGTATGCAGGGGGTGGGAACTGAGTGTGTATATGTAGGGTGAGGTAACagcctgtgcatgtgtgtatacagggagtggGATCtgaatgtgtgtttgtatgtaggGAGAGGTAACAGCCTGTGCTTGTGTGTATACAGGGGGTGGGAACTGAGTCTGTGTTTGTATGTAGGGAGAGGTAACAGCCTGTGCGCGTGTGTATATAGGGAGTGGGaactgagtgtgtgtatgtagggAGAGGTAACagcctgtgcgtgtgtgtatacagggagtggGAACTGAACGTGTGTATGCACGGAGAGGGAAAAtatgcgtgtgcgtgtgcatACAGGGactggcaactgtgtgtgtgtatgtttgttgtcctgctttttattatTTTTCCTCAGGGTTTGCAAAGTTCCTTGCTCTTACCTTGAGAAAACCCTAATCGTTGGCTCCTTTATTTTGCAGTGAGCTACATTTTTGTTAAAGTGTAAGAACTTCTTCCTAAAAGGGAATTTTTAAATTTAGTTATCACCAGCTGAGAGGGGTTGAAAAAGAGTGGAGCAAATTGTGCATCAACCTAAGCATAACTATGCACAGAATGGTTCTAAAGTAATAGTAAGGAAGAGGTTAGGATACTATGATTTCTGCCTTAGTGGTCCAGTGACATTCTGCATTATGAAATTACAATGAATGCActgcacaggaagaggccattcagcctacttaCTCTCTGCCAGCTCCTGTCATTCATTGTTTCAAAACCACAACACATTTAGAAAGGAAGTGGCAAGACTGCAAAATCTTTAAGGCTCTGACAAACAAAGCTCAAGTTGAACAGCCCTCCAAACATGTTCTTGTAAACCACAAGTCTGAGCTGCACAAAACATGAGCCCACATGTTCCACCTGGCTCCAACAGTGTTGCGACAGCTCTTCATCATTCAGTCTatttaattgaaaataaaatgaaagaaccatggatgctgcaaatcagaaataaaaacaggaattgctggaaaacctcagcaggtttggtagcatctgtggagagaagtcggAGGTAATGTTTCGAGTTTGATGACCTTTATTCAGATCTGAGTCTGAAttagatctgaagaagggtcacccctacccctacatttactcctaatctaacactatgggcaatttagtatggccaattcacctgccctgcacatctttggactgtgggaggaaacccacgcagacatggggagaatatgcaaatgccacacagacagtcacctgaggcaggaattgaacccgggtctctgacactgtgaggcagcagtgcccacTAAATCTGTGGCTAATCAGTTAATTCAACCATTAAACCTGAATTCTGGATTCAGCAACCAGCCCAGAGGGATTTTCTGAGATCTTTAAAAGCCGTCAGGAGCACAGGGCCTGCATGTGGGAAAGAGCCTAACTTCACTGGTTCACCAGGAATTTCCAACTCTCTAGGAGTCTTTTCACCCTTGATGGGCTGTACTGACTTTGAGCTGCACTTCCCAGATGTTGGCGTTCACTGTAGCATTGGAACAGCTTATCTAGCTCTAGTGTGAAGCTCTGGtgagacacaggaagaacagCCAATCTAATATCAGACACAGCAAACATAACACCAGCAGCAGCACTGGCTGCTATCTCCTCAAACACATAgccccctaccccccacccccccgcccccccgccccccccccccccaacacaaaGGGGATCCAGCTCCAATGCAGGCAGAGGATCAGCCCTCTTGATAAGTTTGAGTGCCATTGCATCAAGGTTCAGGCTAACCTGCAGCTCATTGCTGATGTCTGCAGCTACCTTCACTGCCTCTGACCACCTTGGCTGGCTCTGACTAAGGCTCAAGCCCACCAACACCAGTTCCTTGCCTTTCTCTAGAGCTGTGTGTTGTCAATTGTAAAGTGACAAAGCAGAGAGTTAGGAACCTGGGAGGCAGAATCGCTGTGGAGAGGGTAGCATGACAGTGTTTGCGGTGTGAGGGACTAGTGTGAGATGGTGATgagcacagggagagtgtgagagcTGACTGATGGGAATGTGCTTGCAAAGACAGGAAGGAGTGGAGCTGCAAGATGTATTCTGAAGAACGTTATGCAGGAAAATGCCGGGGGAGTTAGATTGTGAAGGCTGGTGCTGGGTAGTGAGATGCCACTCACATTTCCTGCCCCCTCAAGATTGTGTACAGCTTGCAGCACTGAATCCAGATTGGAGGGATCACACTTCTGCTGCTGCTCACTTCCAACCTCGCCCATTTGATTTGAAAAGTTGGCCTTATTCATCTGGGAGAAGTGGTATTTCACTGCAGTCCCTCACAGCCTGCAACAGAACCTAAAGGGAAGAGTAAGAGGCCTGAGAGATGGGTGATGGAGGGAGAGGAAACATGTCCACATCTCCGTTTCATTCCACTGGTTGTTGAGACCATAGGAACAAAGGCAGCATTGTCTTTCCCATCACTACCAGGGTCCCTTTAGCTTGAATCCTTCCTTTGACAGGGTGCAGATTCTCAACACATCCAAACGGTTATTGATCAGGAAACCCAAAGTGGGTACGTTAATATCTTGGTTGAGTTAAATAACCAAAGTGAATCTTGCATCTCCAAATAACTGGATCCTGGAACAGTTGGCTTTCCACCTCCTTCCTCTCTGGAAGTATGTTTATTTCAATAAAATTCTACCCTTTGACTCAACTTCTCTCTCCAAAATGCTATCTGACCCATTGAGTGTTTCTGCTACATATTTTattttgattcagatttccaacTTCTGCTTTTGCACATTTTATCAAATGTGTTTGCTTTTGCTGAAGTCCTCTTGCAATGTTAAGCATTGTACATCTAAAGCATCTTTCCAAAGCAAATGTTTTGGGTATGTTTGGAAAGCCATCAAGCTTCAATTAAATCCAAGTGGAACCTCACAACACCAagtgcctgggttcaattccatcctcgggcaattggctttgtggagtttacacattctcctcatgtcagcatgggtttcctccaggtactctggtttcctcccactgtccaaagatgtgcaggttaggtggatcagccatgctaaatcacccatagtgtccagggatgtatagatcGGCTATgttagccctgggaaatgcaggattactaGGATAGGGTATGGGTGCGATGACCTTTGGAGGATTAGTGTGAACTTGTAgaggcaaatggcctgtttccacactgtagggattctataaacagAAATtcatggaaaatctcagcaggtctggcagcatctgtggagtgaaatcagagtgaatgttttggatccagtgacccttcttcagatctaaTTCAGACTCAGATGCCGTCAAATCAGCAAATGCcgtccaattgcagaatcacatctaatgttggacactgCATTGTGTGCTTTTGCAAGCTGGTCAGGTATAGTCACAAGaaacaaacaggccatttggtatAAACAGCCAAAGGGATATGCTGTTGATATAATCTTCCAAACTTTGGAATTTATAGCCTAGAAACACAGAATCTCATGGGCACCAAAGTTCACATCTCATATTTGTTTGATGATAGGTGCATTCTCCAATCAGAATCCAGTACCAGCACTCtcttctcatgcagtataaatgttgatttttccttgGAGTTGGCATTCTTGCAaactgtcctgatgaatgcaagatgaaaagttttgacaaaatgGGTATTTTCTAGGTGACAATCAAATAGACAATTATTTCTAATACATTGCTATCAAAACTGCACAGGAGGCTTGTGCTGTTACACTACATACACTTTGGATCCAGTTTCTAATTTTTCACCTCCTCTAAGAAGAAAGCAACCACCTGCTTCAATGTACTGCCTTCATGCAGGCCAAATATATCTCACGACCAATGTAGGCTATTTTCGCAGCCAACTGATTTACCAGGAATTTCAGCAAATGAGATGAATGGATAATTGATCTGTATTTTAGCAGTGTTGTTTGCTGGATAAGAATTGTTCAGTAGGACATGAGGAGAACTTCCTGCTCTTTTTCGACAGTGACTTTTTACACACTAAACAGGCAGGTGCTTGATGTATCCTGATAAAAGAATGCAAAACCTCCAATCATAAACCATGCTTCAGTGCTGCACTATACTGTTATAGACTGAGTGATTAAATCCTGATGTGAGATATGAACCCAAAATCTTCTGTCCTGAGATAAAGCGAACAACTAATTGAACCATGCTGATCAAAGCTAAGTTATAAAGTCAAATTGATTAAAAACTGCCACAAATTGATCATGTGATGGATTACAACATGAGATCACAATGTTGTAATTAGAGCCATTTTGTTAAATTTGCTTCCAGAAAGTATTTTTTATGCAAGTGTTTGATGGAAGGATATAAAATGCAGACTATGTCTCTCCAAGAGacacggtggtggtggtggtggggacttCATTTTCCACTGTCAGTGTGGGCAGGGTCACATTGAATCCATATTGAGCGGAGTGAACCTCCCCAACCCTACCTTCTCTCCCCTGATCCAACCACCACTTTACCATTGACTGGGTGGCATTGGGTTGCCTGGTAGCCTGAGAGTCAAATGAGAACTGCAAGTGGTCAAATCACATGGCAGCATGAGAAACGCACAGCAAGTGGCCAGCCTGGCAAGATTGTGCTGAGTGGGTAGCAGAACACCCTCTTCCAAACTGGGCTCATGGATGGACCGCTCCTGCCCAGGTATAGCCCCTTCCAGATTTCTCTGCACCCATGGTCTCTTAGACCAGACACCCACCTCCTAAAGCATTTACAACATTCCAATCCTCCTGTTGCCTCAGGTGCAGTACCAGCAGTGACTACTGCTCCTCCTGGTGCTGCTGGTACAGGAGAATGCTACCTTTCTGTATGACAAACTGCTCTTTGAAGTGGGGCTTCCTGTCCATGGAGGGTCAGAAATCCTGCCTCCAGCCAGTTAATAGCCAATAGGTCAGAGGTCAGGAATAATGCGGCGAGTACTTCacctcccaaagcctgtccaccatctacaaggcacaagtcatgagtttgatggaatactccccatttgcctggatggctgcagctccaacaatactcaagaagctggacaccatcaagggtaaagcagcccacttgattggcaccatatccacaagcatccactccctccaccactgaggctcagtagcagcagtgtgtaccatccacaacaagcactgcggaaattcaccaaaaatgctTAGACTAAACcgatgaccacttccatccatccAGAAGGACgagagcagatacatgggaataccaccaccttcaagttcccctcaaaagtactcactatcctgacttggaaatatatcaccgctctTCCATTGTTACTGGgttagaatcctggaattccctccccatggcattgtgggtcaacttacagcagatggactgcagtagttcaagaaggcagctcaccaccaccttctcaagggcaactagggacaggcaataaatgctggacccagcaATGTTAACattccacgagtgaataaaagaaaGTTACTGAACAGTTGAGGGGCAGCCTTTTGCCTCTTAGGCAAGTTCTCTATGATATTTTAGACAGGGGTGGGGGTGCTATcacagtgcctcgtctaattcagcCTGTATATTCTTACTTCAGAAGTTGAGCTATTTAGCTTTGTGAGCTCGAGTTAAAGAGAGATCATCAACACTGCAGAGTCAGCACTGTGGATCACATCTCAATGCTGTAAACAGTGCTATTATGAATAAGTTCTAAATATTTTGTAGAATGTGAGGCTGGTCATTTAATTATGATGTAAATAATCAATCCTTCAATCTAGTTACTCAAAATATTCATGAGGTCTTCAGTGAACACAGCTTCTGAGAAGTTTGGGCTTTTAACAGCCTATCTTTAGAAGAAACCTAAACTTTTgggtttgagtttttttttcttttggttgCGATGACTCATTAATAAGCAATGTCAGATACTACAGCTGGAAAATGCTCAATGGGGTGTAGCAGCTTTTCTCCAGATACTGGACATATTACCAATAAAGGCCCATCCTTTTAATGGAGTCCTCATTCTCAGCTCTACGATTCTGAAACTGATCCTGGTTTAAATATTTGTATACTCACATCAGAGCACTGTATTTATATTAGCACGCATAACAATGATTTCTGGAGCCTAACCATTGCTTTATGAGAGAATGCATTGCAtcacaatggaaaaaaaaagtttgaaagaTGCAAAGATGAAAatagatttcttttaaaaaaaactaagattTTATTTTAGTTACCTGGGCTCAATTAATTGGCTGGAATATTTActtattttgaatgatttcttAACCCAGTTAACTTTGTTATCAGTCAAATTAACATCAAACTTTAATGTGGGTTTCTCCTATGGTTTGACATTAATACAGCAGACTTACAATGACCATCATGACTGAAGTAGGAAGTGGAAATCTCACTACGGAACTGAAATGTCACTCTGCAAATCTATTTAAGGCACATCACTGGGCAACAGAGGGATCACTACATGTGATCTGCCGACTCTTTGAGCCCACTTGGCTTTCCTCTGACAGATTCTCAAAATAGAACACTCCACATAAGTATTTTTAAACTCTTCACCATTGTAAAGATTCACATTTCTGTAGAAAAAACAACCAACATATACAAGTACATCATATAAATAGGCTAAATAACAttgaaaaataaaaattacaCCATGGCGGTCAGGCTGACACTTGCTGACCTTTCTGTGTCGCTTATGTTCAGTTTTGCAAAGCAGCTGAATATTGAACATGTTACCCTTAGCACTTCCTTCAACCATATTCCTTGGAGTTGAGCTGAATATCGTTTTCACAGATTTCTTGCCGTGACAGTCTTCTCCTGAATTCTTCTGTTGTGAAATAGTAGATGACTGGATCCAGGCAGCAGTTCAGGCTGGCCAGACAGAGCGCAATGGGGTGAAAGGTCAGTATGATCTTCCTGGTGAAGCAGTCTTCGATACGACCAGTTATCGCCAGAAAATGCAAAGGGAAGGTAATGTGATACGGCGCAAAGCAGACCAGGAAGACCATGCTACATGTCAGCACCATCTTCAAAGCTTTCTTCTTTTCCCCACTATCTTGTAAAACTGGGTTCTTCTCTCGCAAGGTCATGATGGTTTTCCAAGAGCAGATCAACGTGATGGCAAGAGGTAGCACAAAGCCTGTTAGTTCAGCCAGAGTTACCATGACAACAGAGGTAGAGATGCCAATTTCAGTTATGGGTAGGTCTGCAAAGCAGCGAGTGAAGTTGCTGGAGCTGTTTTTTGTGTCGTGCCTCACTAAGGGGAAGGGCAGGCAAGCGGCACCCACCAGGAGCCACCCTACAATACTCACATAGACGTCGTACCTGCGCTTACAATCATTATATTTGAAAGGTTGGATCAGGAAGAGGCACCGTCTGATACTGATGCAGACCAGGAAGAAGATGCTTGCATACATGTTCACGTACTTAAGGTAGAAACAAAACATGCACAAAAAGCTGCCAAAAGGCCAGGCCTGATGCAAGTAGTAGAAAATCCGGAGTGGTAAAGACAAGACCTGTGCCACGTCAGCAATGGCCAAGTTAATCATGAAAATCACTGCCCGCTTTGTCTCCTTAACATAAGCATGGAACACCCATAGCGCCAGGACATTAGCTATTAAGCCCGGTACAAATATGACAGCATACATGATGGCATACAAGAAGTTAGTTGTACTCCGATCATCGCTACAGCTGGATGAATCGTTCGACATTTttcaattacctttgtttttgagAATGAATCAGGCTGACTCTGGGTGTACAGGCTATAAATGTGAAAAAAATGGTTCCTTGGATTGGGAAGAGAAGAAAGTCAAAGGAGGAAATTCATAAGGGAATGCCAATTCACAGATCTTTGAATAGAGCAATATCAACTCTTCAATTTGCTTTGTCTTTCTGAATCATTAAACTTGATTTGAAGCTGAAATAATCCAATACTAACTCAGGCTGTAGACATTATTTGGATGTGGGATTTGAAAACCCAAAGAGAAAATGAATGTACAGAATTTAATGAGTCCTTGCCATTGGCTTGGTGTGGATGTCTAAGAATATCTTTCAGTGTACCCCCACTGTAGCTTAATGGTGTTTTTCTCGCACACATTTTCTTCCTTGGTTATCTCTTGGTGACATTTCAGACGACTGCTCTGTGTTTTCTCTCTTGTGATATTGTTGCTGGCGAAGCTTACTTCTGCTTTATGCAGCGAGAACTGCGTTGGGTAATGTCGAGAATCGTTTCCTCTGCTCCACTCCCATGTGCAGCTCAGTTGATGGTTTAGATAAGAGAGAGTTATTCAACACATTTCAAAGTCTCTTCTCAGCTTTTCTGTCAAGGGTTTATCCGAAGCTAGCTTTCTGGAAAagtaacagatttaaaacagagattaagCTCAAGCCAAGTGATCATTGCTTGCCTGAACAGAAATTATATGAAACATTGTTGTTGCATTTATGGGCTTGTTGAGTGTATGTATACACATAGATTACTGCAACACCAGGAAAGgcttcagaatctgaaaacatcATTACTTAAATAATCATATAGGCTTTATTCAGCTTTGAGATTCATAATGAATCTCCATTTCTCGGTGTGCTAATTGTCCTACGCTAAATAAAAAGAGCATATATTTCTCTAATGCCTTTCATTGCAGTAGACTGTTACTTAAACAGGTTACACTCAATGATGAAGTTTTGAAGTACAAAGGAAGATTTACTGGAAAGCATCTGTGAACTGCAAGCcctgttaatatttcaggtttgtACTTCTTTTACCTGCAAGTTCATAGATTTACCAACTGTAAACAAATGTACATCAGAGGGCAAGGTAAGAGCCTCAGGAGGGTTCGGAAGGCAGCAGTAATGGAAgggaagaagaaagaaaagagagtGGATCTGTGATAGGacggtgaaataactccatagaggccaatatcctgtcaccaagtcaccctttatttacacatataTAGTACTAAATAATGTCCATCTTCCTCAGAACCAGATATCAGAGGTTCGGTTCACTGGCTATGAGAAAGCTAGCCCTTGTCatgtatgtgtaaataaagggtgacttgatgaccgGATATtggcctctggagttatttctGTGGCGACTTGAGACATCAACAGAGTCCTACTAAGCCTGAACTGAGGAAGAGAGCTCTtaggctggtatccaggagaTTGCACATCCTGGAAAGCTTCCCTACAGCTGGCTTGGAACAGTCAatttgcttagcaacatccaaatcagaagcaaaataaatgtctggttaaatggtcccCGGTTCTAATGCAACTAGCCAGGTGGTATGATTGATTGTAGAAGCAGTCTATGACAGAATTCGCTCTGGACTCCAATCATTGGTTTGCATAAcacctcagctagactgagaacctgtaCCAGGGAACCTTCACAGACTGGCTCCacatttttcgattagaaaatggTTACCAGAGTGAAGTCataattaaatacctggaaggttttcaggaaggtctaggctCTATCAAAGAAGCTAAGGCCACCTTGCACGTTAACCAGGAAGCATTTCCATATCCTGCAAGGCCCACACAGTGCTATTTGCCTTATGGgaaaaagtagaggcagaagggcagcatggtggctcagtggttagcactgctgcctcacagcgccagggatctgggttcgattccagtctcgggcatttggccatgtggagtttgcacattctccctgtgtctgcgtcggtttccttcGGCTACTctagtttcctctctcagtccaaagatgtgtatgttagttgaattggctgtgctaaattgcccatagtgttcagggatgtgtaggttaggtgtattagtcattGGTAAATGCAGGGTAGGGGGAATAGGCCTGAGTGGGTTACCATtgggaggatcggtgtggacttgttgggctgaagggcctgtttccatactgtaggaattctatgatctatgaaatcaggaggctggcaagtgaaggaatcatcaaaacAGTACAGTTTAAGGAATGGACATCACCGGTCATACCGATTATGGAACCTAATCagttggtggggagaggggtgctgttcttcacaaagctggacatgagccttGCATACTTGCAActatagttagattagattacttacagtgtggaaacaggcccttcggcccaacaagtccacactgactcgccgaagcgcaacccacccatatcagtacatttaccccttacctaacactacgggcaatttagcctggccaattcacctgacccgcacatctttggactgtgggaggaaaccggagcacccagaggaaacccacgcagacacagggagaacgtgcaaactccacacagtcagtcacctgagtcgtcTTAGATAAGGATTCCCAGACGTATGTTACAATTAATACCAGAAAGGTTTGTACCAAAgtatgagactgccatttggggtatcatcagcttTTGACATTTTTCAGctaacaatggagaacattttacaaagtcTACCCAGGTTCACTATTTGTCTGGATGATGTGCTTATAAAAGAGAAGACCAATAAACAGCACATAATGAACTTGACATGGTCCTCAGATGTCTTTCCAAGGTAGGTACATGCTTTGGATGGGAAAAAACGTCTATTCCAAACACCCCAAGTGACCCAAATTGGCCATAGGGTtgacaagactgggttacaccCACTGGATGGTAAAGTGAGGGCGATCAAAGGTACCCTGGCTTCACATGTCTGTACCAGAgtctttccttggattggtgaattaTTGTGGAAAGTTCATCCGTGACTTGCCTCCATTCTGGTACCCTTACACCTGCTATTGATAAAGAGCCAGCTTTGAAAATCATCTTCTTGCCTTTcgggaagtgaagaagcagctatcatTGACTAACGtattggcacactatgatcccaagtgaaATCTGATCCAGAAATGTGATGACTGGTCACCACGCAATTGTAAGtaaatcttagattagattagtgtagaaacagacccttcggcccaacaagtccacaccgacccgccgaagcgcaacccaccc
Proteins encoded in this window:
- the gpr174 gene encoding probable G-protein coupled receptor 174; this encodes MSNDSSSCSDDRSTTNFLYAIMYAVIFVPGLIANVLALWVFHAYVKETKRAVIFMINLAIADVAQVLSLPLRIFYYLHQAWPFGSFLCMFCFYLKYVNMYASIFFLVCISIRRCLFLIQPFKYNDCKRRYDVYVSIVGWLLVGAACLPFPLVRHDTKNSSSNFTRCFADLPITEIGISTSVVMVTLAELTGFVLPLAITLICSWKTIMTLREKNPVLQDSGEKKKALKMVLTCSMVFLVCFAPYHITFPLHFLAITGRIEDCFTRKIILTFHPIALCLASLNCCLDPVIYYFTTEEFRRRLSRQEICENDIQLNSKEYG